In one Mucilaginibacter sp. PAMB04168 genomic region, the following are encoded:
- a CDS encoding glycoside hydrolase family 78 protein codes for MMLLLLSTVAFSKALTVNSLLCEYQVNPVGIDILKPRFSWKLKSTLRNVLQTAYELRVSTNAGDIQTGKQLLYTSGKVNSEQSVFVSYKGPQLLSRMRYYWQVRVWDNQGNASPWSEVNFWEMGLLNPREWTAQWIKTNNLADTTDGASPMFRKAFDLSKPVKTARLYITSHGIYEAFINGQRVGNEYFTPGWTSYNKRLQYQVYDVASLLKSGGNAAGAVLGDGWFRGHLDKWKNLYGKDLSLLMQLEITFTDGSKTTIGTNNDWKTSDGAIRSSSFYNGEIYDGRLVKSGWNTSAYNDEGWQEATVIDSSKSNLIAPVIPGVKKREIFRPLKTFVTPKGDTVIDFGQNLVGWVVLKIKGKKGDVITLNHAEVLDKENNFYTLNLRHAKCVVKYILKGDAEEVYEPHFTYQGFRYVKVSGYKGRLDSSMNIHAVALYSDMNTTGNLTTSNPLLNQLQHNIEWGQKGNFVDVPTDCPQRDERLGWTGDAQAFGSTAAFNMNVSGFFSKWLKDLSADQRADGAVPWVIPNMMPKTSAGVAGWSDVATILPWTMYTTYGDTRMLEEQYPSMKAWVNYMRDQSKDNLWNTGFHFGDWCFYTPSPTDDSGKGAVTDKYLIAQTFYAHSTQLLINAAAVLGKEDDVKSYTELLNQIKLAFQKEYVTASGRVLSSTQTAYLLTLAFDMLPEPQRVPLAKRLVQNIKDYGNHLTTGFLGTPYICPVLTRFGYDDIAYTLLLQDTYPSWLYPVKKGATTIWERWDGIKANGDLQDPSMNSFNHYSYGAIGNWMYHTMAGLNTDESMVGYKKILIAPHPGGKISMVDAALETSYGYANSKWEVSSGIFKMDITVPPNTTAKVVLPGAARKGITESGKSINTVKAISGLQQDNTDVQFQVGSGTYHFQYPYSN; via the coding sequence ATGATGTTGCTGTTGTTGAGCACGGTTGCTTTTTCTAAAGCATTAACGGTTAATTCGCTGTTGTGCGAGTATCAGGTCAATCCTGTTGGTATTGATATTTTGAAACCACGCTTTAGTTGGAAACTAAAATCAACGCTTAGAAATGTATTGCAAACGGCTTATGAATTAAGAGTGAGTACAAACGCCGGAGACATACAAACCGGCAAACAATTGCTTTACACTTCAGGCAAGGTAAATTCTGAGCAATCGGTGTTTGTAAGTTACAAAGGGCCGCAGTTATTATCGCGCATGCGTTATTACTGGCAGGTGAGGGTTTGGGACAACCAAGGCAATGCATCGCCCTGGAGCGAAGTAAACTTTTGGGAAATGGGTTTGCTGAACCCCCGTGAATGGACTGCGCAATGGATTAAGACCAATAACCTGGCCGACACCACCGATGGTGCTAGTCCAATGTTTCGTAAGGCGTTTGATTTAAGTAAACCTGTAAAAACAGCGCGGCTATATATTACATCGCATGGTATATATGAGGCCTTTATTAACGGTCAGCGTGTAGGCAATGAGTACTTTACGCCCGGCTGGACAAGCTACAACAAGCGGCTGCAATATCAGGTTTATGACGTAGCGTCACTATTGAAAAGTGGTGGGAACGCCGCCGGAGCTGTATTGGGAGATGGCTGGTTTCGGGGCCATTTGGACAAATGGAAAAATTTGTACGGCAAAGACCTTTCGCTCCTGATGCAATTAGAAATAACTTTTACCGATGGTTCAAAAACGACAATAGGGACAAACAATGATTGGAAAACATCCGATGGTGCCATCAGGAGCTCATCTTTTTACAACGGCGAAATTTATGATGGCCGTTTAGTAAAATCTGGATGGAATACAAGCGCCTATAACGACGAAGGCTGGCAGGAGGCTACTGTTATAGATAGCAGTAAAAGTAATTTAATAGCCCCGGTGATACCGGGCGTTAAAAAACGCGAAATATTCCGTCCGCTAAAAACATTTGTTACACCCAAGGGCGATACAGTTATAGATTTTGGCCAAAATTTGGTAGGGTGGGTAGTACTAAAAATTAAAGGCAAGAAGGGTGATGTAATTACACTTAACCATGCCGAGGTGCTCGATAAAGAAAACAACTTTTACACACTAAACCTGCGTCATGCCAAGTGTGTTGTAAAATACATTTTAAAAGGCGATGCCGAAGAAGTGTATGAGCCGCACTTTACCTACCAGGGTTTTAGGTATGTAAAAGTTAGCGGTTACAAAGGGCGTTTAGATTCCAGCATGAATATACATGCAGTTGCCCTGTATTCTGATATGAATACCACGGGGAACTTAACAACATCTAATCCGTTGCTCAACCAATTGCAGCATAATATCGAATGGGGACAAAAGGGCAATTTTGTTGATGTTCCTACCGATTGCCCTCAACGTGATGAGCGCTTGGGATGGACAGGCGATGCGCAGGCTTTCGGCAGCACTGCCGCCTTTAATATGAACGTTTCTGGGTTCTTTTCTAAATGGCTTAAAGATCTGTCAGCAGATCAGCGTGCCGACGGTGCAGTGCCATGGGTTATTCCAAACATGATGCCTAAAACGTCGGCCGGTGTAGCTGGTTGGAGTGATGTGGCCACCATTTTACCATGGACTATGTACACCACGTATGGTGATACCCGGATGCTTGAGGAGCAATACCCAAGTATGAAAGCCTGGGTAAATTATATGCGGGACCAAAGCAAAGATAATTTATGGAATACAGGTTTCCATTTTGGCGACTGGTGCTTTTACACGCCCAGCCCAACAGATGATAGCGGCAAAGGCGCCGTAACCGATAAATACCTTATTGCGCAAACCTTTTATGCACACTCTACACAGCTATTAATAAATGCAGCTGCTGTGTTAGGTAAAGAAGATGATGTTAAAAGTTATACCGAGCTACTCAATCAAATTAAACTGGCTTTTCAAAAAGAATATGTTACGGCCAGCGGCAGGGTTTTATCAAGCACGCAAACAGCATATTTGCTTACGCTTGCGTTTGATATGTTGCCCGAGCCTCAACGTGTACCATTAGCTAAACGATTAGTTCAGAACATAAAAGATTACGGCAACCACTTAACAACTGGTTTTTTAGGTACACCTTACATTTGTCCTGTTTTAACGCGTTTTGGTTATGATGATATTGCATACACTTTGTTGTTGCAAGATACCTACCCGTCATGGTTATACCCTGTAAAAAAGGGTGCTACTACCATTTGGGAGCGTTGGGATGGTATCAAGGCTAATGGCGACCTGCAAGATCCAAGTATGAATTCTTTCAATCATTACTCGTACGGGGCTATAGGCAATTGGATGTACCACACTATGGCTGGCCTAAATACCGATGAAAGCATGGTAGGATACAAAAAGATACTTATTGCCCCTCACCCCGGCGGCAAAATAAGTATGGTGGATGCAGCGCTTGAAACAAGTTATGGTTATGCGAACTCAAAATGGGAGGTAAGCAGCGGCATTTTTAAAATGGATATTACTGTTCCCCCCAATACTACCGCTAAAGTGGTACTACCAGGAGCAGCCCGAAAAGGTATAACCGAAAGTGGCAAGTCAATCAATACTGTAAAGGCTATTTCGGGGTTGCAACAAGACAATACGGACGTTCAATTCCAGGTAGGATCTGGCACTTACCATTTCCAATACCCGTATTCCAATTAA
- a CDS encoding glycosyl hydrolase family 28 protein — MLKKFTLIISVMLACGWSANAQSFNITDYGAVAGGQTLNTQFIQKAVDAAAAKGGGKVIVPQGIFLTGTIHLKSNVEFFLDKGAILTGSTNLSDYERTDRWYAILIADKQSNIKITGYGTIDGQGKALAKNVIKLVKNGAIIDEFKLNRPDEHLRPQLIEIQNSAHVQIKHVTLKDAACWVQTYNKCTDLLIDSINVQSTAFWNNDGIDVVDCKDVKIKNCNINAADDGICLKSSDRASACQNIEISNCRVRSSASAIKFGTASLGGFKQINVHDIEIYDTYRVAIALEIVDGGTMEDVIVSNINARNTGGAIFIRLGQRKGDIPGILRRVNISNVTVDIPKGKPDAGYDIAGPPEEDIYPHNLLPTEIVGLPGHPVRDVKLENINITYGGGADKKHAFVSLDSLASIPERASEYPEFSMFGELPAWGIYARHAENIQLKNVTIRYKETDFRAAIVMDDVKKLIVDGLNIPTASTDAVIVLRKVSNEVIKKLKTPVAAKKAVVRKL, encoded by the coding sequence ATGTTAAAGAAATTTACCTTAATTATCTCCGTTATGCTGGCGTGTGGATGGTCTGCTAATGCGCAAAGCTTTAATATTACGGACTATGGTGCGGTAGCTGGCGGACAAACCCTTAACACCCAGTTTATTCAAAAAGCTGTGGACGCCGCCGCAGCCAAAGGCGGCGGTAAAGTTATTGTACCACAAGGAATTTTTTTAACCGGCACTATTCATCTAAAGAGTAATGTTGAGTTTTTTTTAGATAAAGGTGCGATTTTAACAGGCAGCACCAACCTGTCTGATTATGAACGGACCGACCGTTGGTATGCTATTTTAATAGCTGATAAGCAAAGCAATATCAAAATTACTGGTTACGGCACTATTGACGGACAAGGAAAAGCACTTGCTAAAAATGTAATAAAACTGGTTAAAAACGGGGCTATTATAGATGAGTTTAAATTAAACAGGCCGGATGAGCATTTAAGGCCACAACTTATAGAGATTCAAAACTCTGCACATGTTCAGATTAAGCATGTTACTTTAAAAGATGCCGCATGCTGGGTGCAAACTTACAACAAGTGCACAGACCTGCTGATAGACAGCATCAATGTGCAGAGCACCGCTTTTTGGAACAACGATGGTATTGATGTAGTTGATTGTAAAGATGTTAAGATTAAAAACTGCAACATTAACGCAGCCGATGATGGTATCTGCCTAAAGTCGAGCGATCGGGCATCGGCTTGTCAAAATATTGAAATTTCCAATTGCAGGGTGCGTTCAAGCGCCAGCGCCATTAAATTCGGAACAGCTTCTCTTGGCGGTTTTAAGCAGATTAACGTTCATGATATAGAAATATATGACACGTACCGTGTTGCCATAGCGCTGGAGATTGTTGATGGCGGCACCATGGAAGACGTTATTGTTTCAAACATTAATGCACGCAATACCGGTGGTGCCATTTTTATCCGTTTAGGCCAACGTAAGGGAGACATACCCGGTATTTTAAGACGTGTTAATATTAGCAACGTAACCGTAGATATACCCAAAGGTAAACCCGATGCAGGTTACGATATAGCCGGCCCGCCAGAAGAGGACATTTATCCGCATAACCTTTTGCCTACAGAAATAGTTGGGCTTCCTGGCCATCCGGTACGAGACGTTAAATTAGAGAACATCAATATAACCTACGGTGGCGGTGCTGATAAAAAACATGCCTTCGTATCGCTCGACTCGTTGGCATCTATTCCTGAGAGAGCATCAGAATATCCCGAGTTCAGTATGTTTGGCGAGTTGCCGGCATGGGGAATATATGCTCGCCATGCCGAAAATATACAGCTTAAAAATGTAACCATTAGGTATAAGGAAACCGATTTTAGAGCTGCCATAGTTATGGACGATGTAAAAAAGCTAATCGTCGATGGCCTTAACATACCAACTGCGAGTACAGATGCGGTAATAGTGTTAAGAAAAGTAAGCAACGAGGTGATAAAGAAATTAAAAACACCTGTTGCGGCAAAAAAGGCAGTAGTGCGAAAGTTGTAA
- a CDS encoding DUF2264 domain-containing protein, which translates to MKKLCFLFLTLFQFSQLNAHDTPPNDRAYWLSQLDKVARPVFSNLADDKLKANMPVLMAEHPDDKDIRSKVAYLEAFGRTLSGIAPWLNLEGGSSAEQKLRNQYREWAVKAVGNAVNPKAKDYMQWQGAQPLVDGAFFALGLIRCPWLWQHLSAEVQQQTITALKITRTYTPNYNNWLLFSGVIEAFFCKYGVDYDAMRIDYGIRQFMGQWYVGDGVFSDGDDFRLDYYNSYVIQPFLTAMLEIINTKTQLYADHSARLSKITKRYAEIQEVMINTDGSYPTTGRSIVYRGAAFQHLANMALKKQLPEKLAPSQVRAALTAVITKTLSAPQTFMPTGWLNMGVYGKQIGLADFYITTGSLYLCANIFLPLGLPSTDEFWSAPARPWSAVKVWTGQEAIVDHALDMK; encoded by the coding sequence ATGAAAAAGCTATGTTTTCTGTTCTTAACGTTGTTTCAATTTTCTCAGCTCAATGCGCATGATACACCTCCAAATGACAGAGCATATTGGCTAAGCCAGCTGGATAAAGTGGCGCGGCCGGTATTCTCAAATTTGGCCGACGATAAATTGAAGGCTAATATGCCGGTTTTAATGGCAGAGCATCCCGATGATAAGGATATTCGCTCAAAGGTTGCTTATTTGGAAGCATTTGGCCGTACGCTAAGTGGTATTGCGCCCTGGCTTAACCTCGAAGGTGGTTCATCTGCAGAACAAAAGCTCAGAAACCAGTATCGCGAATGGGCAGTTAAGGCGGTTGGCAATGCTGTTAACCCTAAGGCAAAAGATTATATGCAGTGGCAAGGTGCACAACCGCTGGTTGATGGCGCTTTCTTCGCTCTTGGACTTATAAGGTGTCCTTGGTTGTGGCAACATCTATCTGCAGAGGTGCAGCAACAAACAATAACTGCCCTAAAAATTACTCGTACCTATACGCCCAATTATAACAACTGGCTACTTTTTTCGGGCGTAATTGAGGCGTTCTTTTGTAAGTATGGCGTAGATTATGATGCAATGCGCATAGATTACGGGATACGGCAGTTTATGGGACAATGGTATGTTGGCGATGGTGTATTTTCTGATGGAGATGATTTTCGTCTGGATTATTACAACAGCTATGTTATACAACCTTTCTTGACAGCAATGTTGGAGATCATTAATACAAAAACTCAATTGTATGCCGACCATTCTGCACGGTTAAGTAAGATAACTAAGCGATACGCCGAAATACAAGAGGTAATGATAAATACCGACGGTTCATACCCAACTACCGGCCGGTCAATTGTATACCGTGGAGCAGCTTTTCAGCACCTAGCAAATATGGCTTTAAAAAAGCAGCTACCCGAAAAACTAGCTCCCTCACAAGTAAGGGCAGCACTTACCGCTGTTATAACTAAAACACTATCTGCACCCCAAACTTTTATGCCAACGGGTTGGCTAAATATGGGTGTATATGGAAAGCAGATAGGGTTGGCCGATTTTTATATCACAACGGGGAGCCTTTATTTATGTGCCAACATCTTTTTGCCTTTGGGGTTGCCGTCTACTGATGAGTTTTGGAGCGCTCCAGCAAGACCTTGGTCGGCCGTTAAAGTATGGACCGGACAAGAAGCCATAGTAGACCACGCCCTAGATATGAAATAG
- a CDS encoding FecR family protein translates to MDDNRFSELILHKLNASLTEAEESELQSLLASDESYASRYRMLMEYWETKETDNSNSQRLFEQLSGKIRQQDVQEQDAKSSIFSRNRWLLVAAALLVFFVSVIVISKSGREATESELTVNNTAINGQISAGIKKVTLADGSVIKLNRNSSLAAIRMSGNSREVTLSGEGYFDIKRDAKRPFTIHTSKMDIRVLGTSFNVCAYPKEKQQQAVLIHGSIKVTLHNKARSVYYLKPNDKLTINTSKNFESSLREPNEKVILSRLKHYEADEAPAVVETAWMSNHLVFRDETFEVLANRLEIRYGTQIVFESEKAKALRFNGTFKTESLQDVLYVLSRTGSPFTFKIRNGKVYID, encoded by the coding sequence ATGGACGATAATCGATTTTCAGAACTAATACTTCATAAGCTCAATGCCAGTTTAACAGAAGCTGAGGAAAGCGAATTGCAGTCTTTACTTGCTTCAGATGAAAGCTATGCAAGCCGGTATCGTATGCTCATGGAGTATTGGGAAACTAAAGAAACCGATAACTCCAACAGCCAGCGTCTATTCGAGCAGTTATCTGGCAAAATACGCCAGCAGGATGTTCAGGAGCAGGATGCAAAATCATCAATATTTTCCAGGAACAGATGGCTTTTGGTTGCAGCAGCCTTGCTGGTCTTTTTTGTTTCAGTGATTGTTATCAGTAAGTCGGGTAGGGAAGCAACCGAATCTGAACTTACGGTTAATAACACAGCAATTAATGGCCAAATCTCTGCAGGAATAAAAAAAGTGACCCTGGCAGATGGCTCTGTTATCAAATTAAATAGAAATTCGAGTCTGGCGGCTATCCGTATGTCTGGTAATAGTCGTGAAGTCACCCTAAGTGGCGAAGGTTATTTTGATATTAAAAGAGATGCTAAGCGCCCTTTTACCATACATACTTCTAAGATGGATATCCGGGTTTTGGGCACCTCGTTCAATGTTTGTGCTTATCCTAAAGAGAAACAGCAGCAGGCAGTTTTGATACATGGGTCAATCAAAGTTACGCTTCATAACAAAGCCCGGTCTGTTTATTACCTTAAGCCAAATGATAAGCTTACCATCAACACTAGCAAAAACTTTGAAAGCTCTTTAAGAGAGCCTAATGAAAAGGTAATCTTATCAAGACTGAAACATTATGAAGCCGACGAAGCCCCGGCGGTAGTTGAAACCGCCTGGATGAGCAATCACCTTGTTTTTAGAGACGAAACTTTTGAGGTTTTGGCAAACCGGCTGGAGATACGTTATGGAACACAAATAGTGTTCGAGTCTGAAAAAGCAAAAGCCCTGCGGTTTAATGGCACATTTAAAACTGAAAGCCTGCAGGATGTACTTTACGTTTTGAGCCGTACGGGTAGTCCGTTCACTTTTAAAATCAGGAACGGAAAAGTGTATATCGATTAA
- a CDS encoding SusC/RagA family TonB-linked outer membrane protein, whose product MKLTFVLAICLSFQALANVYSQTKITLQLNNVSLTKALELIEAKSDYYFVYSEQANLNKLTVNISSVNEPVPSVLNRMLLNSGFTFEPTTNNLIIIKPSGNQQQVLGVIYDENKVPIPGVSVKVKGASRTSITNAQGAFTIEANTGDVLVVSYIGYKTVEVPVTGNNITVNLELADQNLNEVVVVGYGTQLKKEVTNAVSQVRGSEIRKSSAPAISNALAGRVPGLIVNQRNGEPGRDEATLLVRGLGTTGNNSPLIVIDGVANRDGISRIDPNDVETISVLKDASASIYGAQAANGVILVTTRRGKTGKSQFNYSFNQGFVSPTRLVKMADASLYARTINDIDLQAGRTPTFNGTQLSNFANGTSPSTDWQAEVLKDYSVQNRHSLTMSGGSEKVKYFLSAGTSYQNGLQQRDETTKFKQYNFRTNIDAQASKRLTIGFDVAGRRENQNFLQQEQQVLYQSALLGDPTTPATINGLPTAGRQNNNPLAIAEGPGFDKTELNLINSTFRFKYDVPKLTGLFIDGFAAYDFTQTLRKVWAQPWTYYSQNNTGAVAPTVFGPNSLQQTYNRVQSLTLNAKINYAKTFGKHNLSAFLAYEQNEIRTDNFAASRANFASPLIDQLFAGNAGTQQNTGSAIESARQNYFGRVSYDYEKKYLFQAILRYDGSQIFPEGNRFGLFPGLSAGWVISEEAFMKDISWLSNLKLRASWSKLGNDRVDPFQFLNQFTYGSGYVFGGNTDVLVLNPGVAANPFITWEKQITQDIGLEAGFFRNKLTFEFDAFFNKRDDILGPRNITVPQYTGLLLPSENIQRVSNKGFDGTINYNGQIGKARYTVGGNFTYNKSNLKFADEGNIYQYDYQKAEGNPLGSPLIYNVIGIYQTAADIAAHPAQNTPRLGDYIYEDVNKDGIVTPDDRVRLPYSNIPQIQFGLNLSVSYQGFDLSALIQGQAKARQYMDYTVNLGTNGPDYFLANAWRPDATANPLARVGRSIALNSSFYQDVAFARLKNIELGYTIPQAVLNKVGVQALRVYVNGYNLFTVDGLKSKGLTDPENVNEKGWRYPLTKSINFGVNLTF is encoded by the coding sequence ATGAAATTAACTTTCGTTCTTGCCATTTGCCTAAGTTTTCAAGCTTTAGCTAATGTATATTCTCAAACCAAAATTACTTTACAGCTCAATAATGTTAGTTTAACAAAAGCGCTTGAATTGATTGAAGCAAAAAGTGATTATTATTTTGTTTACAGCGAGCAGGCTAATCTGAACAAGCTAACGGTGAACATCAGTAGTGTAAATGAGCCAGTGCCCAGCGTGCTGAACAGAATGCTCTTAAACTCGGGTTTCACTTTCGAGCCAACAACTAATAATCTCATCATTATTAAACCATCAGGCAATCAACAGCAAGTATTAGGGGTAATATATGATGAAAATAAAGTTCCTATACCGGGCGTGAGCGTGAAGGTTAAAGGCGCGTCGAGAACTTCAATTACAAATGCACAGGGCGCGTTTACTATCGAAGCCAATACCGGCGATGTACTGGTTGTTAGCTACATTGGTTATAAAACTGTTGAGGTGCCGGTAACGGGAAACAATATAACTGTTAACCTGGAATTGGCAGACCAGAATTTGAACGAAGTGGTGGTTGTTGGTTACGGCACTCAGTTAAAAAAAGAGGTAACTAACGCAGTATCACAGGTGAGGGGATCTGAGATTAGAAAGAGTTCTGCCCCGGCTATTTCAAATGCACTGGCTGGCCGTGTACCGGGTTTAATTGTAAACCAGCGTAACGGCGAGCCGGGCCGCGACGAAGCCACCTTGTTGGTTAGAGGTTTAGGAACTACCGGTAATAATTCGCCGCTTATTGTGATAGATGGTGTAGCCAACCGCGACGGTATTTCACGTATTGACCCTAACGATGTAGAAACCATCAGTGTGTTAAAGGATGCTTCGGCAAGTATTTATGGAGCACAAGCCGCAAACGGCGTTATATTGGTAACCACCCGCAGAGGCAAAACTGGCAAGTCGCAGTTTAATTACAGCTTTAATCAAGGTTTTGTTAGCCCTACGCGCCTTGTTAAAATGGCTGATGCTTCATTATATGCACGTACCATCAATGATATAGACCTACAGGCCGGCAGGACGCCAACATTCAATGGTACGCAACTTTCAAATTTTGCAAACGGTACCTCACCAAGCACCGACTGGCAGGCCGAGGTTTTAAAGGACTATTCTGTTCAAAACAGGCATAGCCTTACCATGAGCGGCGGTAGCGAAAAGGTTAAATATTTCTTATCAGCCGGCACCTCGTATCAAAACGGTTTGCAGCAGCGCGATGAAACCACCAAGTTCAAGCAGTATAATTTCCGTACCAATATAGATGCTCAGGCGTCTAAACGTTTAACTATAGGCTTTGATGTCGCAGGCAGGCGCGAAAACCAAAACTTCTTACAACAAGAACAGCAGGTTTTATATCAGAGCGCATTACTGGGCGACCCTACCACGCCTGCCACAATAAATGGTTTACCAACGGCAGGTCGGCAAAACAATAACCCTTTAGCTATTGCAGAAGGTCCGGGTTTTGACAAAACCGAGTTGAATTTAATTAACAGCACATTCCGTTTTAAATATGATGTACCCAAGTTAACCGGATTATTTATAGACGGTTTCGCAGCTTACGATTTTACGCAAACCTTGCGTAAGGTGTGGGCACAGCCATGGACTTATTACAGCCAAAATAACACAGGTGCTGTAGCTCCAACAGTGTTTGGTCCTAATTCATTACAACAAACCTACAACCGCGTCCAATCGCTTACCCTCAATGCTAAAATTAACTATGCCAAAACCTTCGGCAAACATAATCTGTCGGCATTTTTAGCTTACGAGCAAAATGAAATACGCACAGACAATTTTGCAGCTTCAAGGGCAAATTTCGCTTCTCCGTTAATTGATCAGCTTTTTGCGGGTAACGCAGGTACGCAGCAAAATACTGGTTCAGCTATCGAAAGTGCAAGGCAGAACTATTTTGGCCGGGTAAGTTACGACTATGAGAAAAAATACCTGTTTCAAGCCATATTAAGATACGATGGTTCACAAATATTTCCTGAAGGCAACAGATTTGGCTTGTTTCCGGGTTTATCAGCCGGTTGGGTAATTTCCGAAGAAGCTTTCATGAAAGATATTTCATGGCTGTCTAACTTAAAACTGCGTGCGTCGTGGAGCAAATTAGGTAATGACAGGGTTGACCCTTTCCAATTTCTTAACCAGTTCACCTATGGCAGCGGTTACGTATTTGGCGGTAATACCGATGTTCTAGTATTAAATCCGGGCGTTGCAGCTAATCCGTTCATCACTTGGGAAAAGCAAATTACACAGGACATTGGTTTAGAGGCCGGATTTTTCCGTAACAAATTAACGTTTGAGTTTGATGCGTTTTTTAACAAACGTGACGATATTTTAGGTCCACGCAACATTACAGTTCCTCAATACACTGGTCTTTTACTGCCAAGTGAAAACATACAGCGTGTAAGCAACAAAGGGTTTGACGGAACGATTAATTATAATGGCCAAATAGGTAAGGCAAGATACACCGTAGGTGGAAACTTTACTTACAATAAAAGCAACCTCAAATTTGCTGATGAGGGAAATATATACCAGTATGATTATCAAAAGGCAGAGGGTAACCCTTTGGGATCGCCGCTTATTTACAACGTTATAGGTATATATCAAACCGCTGCCGACATAGCCGCCCATCCCGCACAAAATACGCCGCGATTGGGTGATTACATTTACGAGGATGTGAATAAAGATGGGATAGTAACACCCGATGATCGTGTGCGTTTGCCCTATTCAAACATTCCGCAAATACAATTCGGCCTGAATTTAAGCGTAAGCTACCAGGGATTTGACCTTTCGGCCTTAATTCAGGGACAAGCAAAAGCTAGGCAGTATATGGACTATACCGTTAACCTTGGTACCAACGGCCCTGATTACTTCCTGGCCAACGCCTGGAGGCCTGACGCAACTGCAAATCCGCTAGCGCGGGTGGGCCGTAGCATCGCCCTTAACAGTAGTTTTTATCAGGACGTAGCCTTTGCTCGTCTAAAAAATATTGAGTTGGGTTATACTATTCCTCAAGCCGTATTAAACAAGGTAGGTGTGCAAGCTTTACGTGTTTATGTTAACGGGTACAATTTGTTTACTGTTGACGGTTTGAAGAGCAAGGGATTAACAGATCCGGAAAACGTAAACGAAAAAGGATGGAGATACCCGCTTACCAAGAGTATCAATTTTGGCGTTAACTTAACATTCTAA